Part of the Sulfuricurvum kujiense DSM 16994 genome, ATACTGCGTCCGAGGGTTGTCCCCCGAAAGCCCAAATAAGCGGCAACGATCAGAGCCAGAGCTACCGCTCCGTTAATAAGACCGAATTGATAGGTCGAATATCGGATCGACGTGATAAAAGCCACCGTTAGGAAAGCAAGAACCCCGATAAGGAGCATAAATTTATCCGCTTTAATATAATCGGCTCTCAATCTCTCTTTTATCTCGGGACTGAGTGTCGGATCCTGCGCAGGGAAAAGAAATCTCAGATTCATTGTAACGCTCCTATGTCTTCTAAAATTAGCGATCGATTGTACGGCGAAGAGGTATAGATATAGACCAACTCATATCTTTCCCCTTTTTTTTGTATTAAATACAGATACGGCATATGCTCCGCTTCCACACCCATTTTCGTATACACCAGATTGAGGGTATGTACCATCTCTTGAAGCTCCTTGTCCGTAGGCGCGTACGACTTGAACCGTTGGTTAAAATGCTCCGCCCAGCTTTGCACCGACGAAGGATCCATTTGTGGGGTCATGTTGACAAACCATACGGACGGGACGTGTTCAAACCCTCTCTTATGTATCTCGTCATCAATTCCGGACAAATCGTTCAACGCCGGAGTACAAACACGGGTACATCCGACATAGCCGAAATAGACCAATATAAGTTCCGATGTTTCCCCTTTTAAAAAAGGAAAATCAACAATTCTTATATCTTCGCTTCTGCCCGCATGCTTCGGATCGCTCAATGCGGGAAATGCCAATCCCGCAATCGTACCAAATCCAATGATAACTAAAAGTATCCCAGAAATGGTTTTAATCGTTGATTTCATCCGTTTTTCAAAGTTTTCAGTGCCGATTCCACATCCTCTTGACGCATCAAAGACTCACCGACCAAAAACGCATCGACTCCCGCTTTGTTCAGATCTTCCAATTGTCCGTGCTCATAAATGCCGCTCTCGGCGACAATGATCTTTCCGTTTGGGATCAACGGGATAAGATCATAGCTGAGATTCATGTTCATATCGAACGTCTGAAGGTTACGGTGGTTGATCCCGATAATATCGGCACCCGCCGCAATCGCTTTGGTGAGTTCGGATTTATCATGAATCTCGACTAACGCCTCCATTCCCAGATGGCGGGTGTAGTTGAGAAGCTCTTTGAGTTCGCTCGTAGAGAGCGCCGCGGCGATGAGGAGTACGAAATCGGCTCCGTATACGAGCGCTTCGAGAAGCTGATATTTGGAGACGATAAAATCTTTGCGCAAAAGGGGGATGCTGACGTATCGACGGATTTCGGCGAGATAATCGAGATTCCCCTGGAAAAAATGGGGCTCGGTCAAAATAGAGATCGCATTCGCACCGCCGCGCTCATACGCCTGCGCAATCGCTACGGGATCGAAATCTTCACGGATCACCCCTTTGGACGGAGAGGCTTTTTTCACTTCGGAAATGATACGGTACGGCTCCTGCGGAGTCGAGGTCAGATAGGGGCGCACGTCACGCGGTGCACGGGCGTTAAATGCCAAAGAGCGTCCCAGCCATTCCATGCTGAACGCCGCTTCGCGCTCTTTTAAATCTTCTTTGGTTTTTTTGATTATCTCATCTAAAATCATTAATTTTTCTCCTTTGGTTTACA contains:
- a CDS encoding SCO family protein, whose amino-acid sequence is MKSTIKTISGILLVIIGFGTIAGLAFPALSDPKHAGRSEDIRIVDFPFLKGETSELILVYFGYVGCTRVCTPALNDLSGIDDEIHKRGFEHVPSVWFVNMTPQMDPSSVQSWAEHFNQRFKSYAPTDKELQEMVHTLNLVYTKMGVEAEHMPYLYLIQKKGERYELVYIYTSSPYNRSLILEDIGALQ
- the trpC gene encoding indole-3-glycerol phosphate synthase TrpC, which gives rise to MILDEIIKKTKEDLKEREAAFSMEWLGRSLAFNARAPRDVRPYLTSTPQEPYRIISEVKKASPSKGVIREDFDPVAIAQAYERGGANAISILTEPHFFQGNLDYLAEIRRYVSIPLLRKDFIVSKYQLLEALVYGADFVLLIAAALSTSELKELLNYTRHLGMEALVEIHDKSELTKAIAAGADIIGINHRNLQTFDMNMNLSYDLIPLIPNGKIIVAESGIYEHGQLEDLNKAGVDAFLVGESLMRQEDVESALKTLKNG